A section of the Leucoraja erinacea ecotype New England chromosome 31, Leri_hhj_1, whole genome shotgun sequence genome encodes:
- the LOC129711922 gene encoding P2Y purinoceptor 4, with the protein MDLLQSPQEEETLMSLLDQSRGIVGPREVIGDVDSQEPEARNTFHLRPVNVDVGVRAASCFNLVIFIFMHFICYKFHISIFTQVQALMMEDSSFNSTHQPVSANHSTVDPGCKPEDTGVFIPIFLSLVFSTGFILNCVSLWIFWFCIKKWSAGMILQFNLALADAVITPVAPLMVAYFSMAHWPFGQFLCQLKVFLLSTNMYGSIYFLALISIHRYIAVVHCTKKTIFKEVRFVKLVCIGVWVVLFVQGFPFFFVLKTTETNNSIQCLSIHQDELLVLYFVWNTAIVFTGYIIPFVAAVVCYTLLARFIVKLNTNQLKSQHMKVKSMQMIVVSLAIFIVCFLPVHVSRTVMITIRLFYPDRCQEVNKVELVYYRCLALSSINCCLDPLLYFFASKKFRSYTGKVVSFRR; encoded by the coding sequence atggaccttcttcagtctcctcaggaagaagagacgctgatgagccttcttgatcagagtagaggtattgtgggtccaagagaggtcatcggagatgttgactcccaggaacctgaggctagaaacacgttccacctccgtcccgttaatgtggatgtgggtgtgcgtgccgcctcgtGTTTCAACTtggttatatttatatttatgcattttaTATGTTATAAATTCCACATCTCAATTTTCACCCAGGTTCAAGCACTGATGATGGAAGACTCGTCCTTCAACTCCACCCATCAGCCAGTGAGTGCCAATCATTCCACAGTGGACCCTGGCTGTAAACCTGAGGATACTGGTGTTTTCATTCCCATTTTCCTAAGTTTGGTCTTTTCAACGGGATTCATACTGAACTGTGTCAGCCTGTGGATCTTTTGGTTTTGCATCAAGAAGTGGAGTGCCGGGATGATCCTACAGTTCAATTTGGCTTTAGCCGACGCCGTTATAACTCCTGTCGCACCGCTCATGGTCGCCTACTTCTCAATGGCGCACTGGCCCTTTGGACAGTTTCTCTGCCAGCTGAAGGTCTTCCTATTGAGCACCAACATGTACGGGAGCATCTACTTCTTGGCCCTTATTAGCATCCACCGCTACATCGCTGTTGTGCATTGCACCAAGAAAACTATCTTTAAGGAAGTGAGGTTTGTGAAACTGGTCTGCATCGGCGTGTGGGTCGTTCTCTTTGTCCAAGGATTCCCATTCTTTTTTGTGCTCAAGACCACCGAGACgaacaactccatccaatgcCTGAGCATTCATCAGGACGAGCTGTTGGTGTTGTACTTTGTGTGGAACACAGCCATTGTATTCACCGGTTACATCATCCCATTTGTTGCCGCCGTCGTTTGCTACACCTTACTCGCCCGTTTCATCGTCAAACTGAATACTAATCAACTTAAGAGCCAGCACATGAAGGTCAAGTCCATGCAAATGATAGTGGTGTCCCTGGCAATTTTTATAGTCTGCTTCCTCCCTGTACACGTGTCTCGCACGGTCATGATCACAATCAGGCTCTTTTATCCTGATCGGTGCCAGGAGGTGAACAAAGTGGAACTGGTTTATTACAGGTGCTTAGCGTTGTCGAGCATAAATTGCTGCCTCGACCCTTTATTGTATTTTTTTGCATCGAAAAAATTTCGTTCGTATACGGGCAAAGTGGTGAGTTTCCGAAGATGA